TTCGGAGCAAAAATTTTggtcccttaatttttgtgaaaagtatgtataaaataataagtagtTCTATGGCACACTCTGTggattctttaaattaaaaagtcaaaaactaatgttatttatgattattagtGGATATTAGGcattattgatgtttttaggAAACGTACATGaagatttttaagaaataagtaGGTACATATTtcatttaaacgaaaaaaaaattttttttaatttttattcttgacaaaaatttttaaaaaagtcaaaaatttttaatatttttgaaaaaaatggtaaaactacaaagaaaaaaaatgtacatacAGATTTTCGATAAATACACAagtacttttttgttttttcctgaaaaaattttttttcaaattcatatccgtatccaaaaattaaaaaaaaattttggatacCGATATTCTCGAAAATatccaaattttaaaaatcccaaaaatgtacatatgtatattataaaaatgaacaagtacttttttttttagttgaaaaaaaattttttttcaaattcatatccgtatccaaaaatttaaaaaaatttttggatgcGGATATCTGtgaaaatattcatatttcagaaaaatcaaaaaatgtacatgtgtatttttaaaaaaactgtgTGTACAATTTTGGATttgagaataaaattattttttaaggagtTATTTTGAAACAAAGCTCCCAGCACAAAAAATGCAATTCGAAAAAAtgtacatataaataattgaaagtaAAGGAAAATGACgagtttttgagaaattttgatgATTCAGAACTTTTAGAGagctttccaaaaattatttttggccataaaaaatttttgaaaaatttttaaatttttgaaaaatttttaaattttgtacatATAGATTTTTTTGCGCCAAATAATTTCATATGTGTCCATTTGCCATAACTCCATTCCTACTCGAGATATccgtaactaaaaattatttttatctgctATGTGCTAACTTCAGGGTCATGATATTTTCgctaatttttgttattgagtttgttgaaaattctatagaattcaataaaattaaacaatatcgaCCCTTTAGCTTTGGCATAGGAAAAAGATTCGTTGACTACAACAATAATTTCAAGGTAAAGTGCTAATTCTCGTGCTTTTTTATTAGCTGATTGACTGAATATTTTATAGccatttaacaataaaaatatatgaataaatttatttttagcgaTAAGTAACTACATAATCTATGCCCTTCGTTCTAAATGAAAGttttttctttgaataatTCTGTAaccgaaaatttaaattcgttTGAGGAATACAATCTAGTTACTTGATAATTACACTTGACagcaattaatttatattttattttatacctgataaattgaataaaaactCATGATTAATGatcaataaacaattaaaataatttcttcatagcttttaattatcacaatttttattttaggtaGCTGAGGTTGCGTAAGTTTCGTTctaaatttaacttaattttattttctaataatttttttaaaataaattgtgttaaCTGCAGGGTTAAGTGCTGGTTTtggatatttatataaatgaaaaatatgcgaaaaattaatactttcaTTGTTATTACAAAGATAGTTTGCCAAATAGATTTGaattaagtatttatgataaaataataaatagagttgaatattgtaaatatttgggATTGATTTTTGATTGCCATATGCGATGGTATAACcatattaaagaaataataaaaaaaaccagaTATTTTCTATTCAATTTCTCtaagttcaaaaaaataatgaaccaAAAAGTTCTGAAAATGATCTATTATGCACTGTTTGATAGTATTGTTAATTATGGAATAATTGCTTGGGGGGGTAGTTACAAAAATGCAATAAATGTACTTATAagaatacaaaataaattaatacaagtattatgtaataaaaatgataattcacCGATACTAGGTATACAAGATAAATTCATATACGAATcgttatgttattattataatttttgtaaagaaggatataataattataagggTAAAACTAGGTCTAAATCATTGCAATTACCAAAGATTAATAAAAGCATAATGTGCCAAAGTGCAAAATATATAGCAATTAAgtactataataaattaccattATCACTAaagtcattaaatataaaaaacaaggataataagaaaaaaattataaaatggaTTGCAACATTGAATGACCAatcatgtatataatataaaataagttaagaaatgattgacatttttataccAAATATGTTCTCTAATGTTTAATAAGATTTTCCAGGCCTGTGCACAGGTGTTACTTATATCACCTCTACAGGTGCATACTCTGTATGTATATACTACTGTATCCTGgccaataataaataaaaataaaataaatattatgtgTAATTGAAGTCTTTAAAttccataaaaataattatgatattttttacactttacaaattatttcatcgaaatttttcaagttccCAAAACTGAGCTTAACCGGTGATTTTATGCTATTAATGCTTCTTTTAAGACATTACttctttaatgaaaaaaaaagtgcaagttacaaattatatattactttttaatagcattatattaatatgcaggtgagaaaatttacaattgaggAATGGGAAAAATTGAGAAGTAAGTATTTAGTAAcagtatataaataaataaacttaaaaaaagtaaagctgagaagaaaaaattataaaaataaaacttaataaattgttttgttttttcttagTCGTTTCACTGACTTTTCGGATGAGGAGTATGCTTACTCGAAATTTATACGTTTGGGTTAAATGCATACCTAATTATATTATCGAGGTAATTactacaaacattttttatttaaatcaataattaaaaacactgATAATATTGTTTGATTATAGAAAACTTCACTGAATTGTTcatcaatcaatttttcactGAGAAGAAATCAACTgtcgaaaaaacattttatgattatttatcaaaaaatttaacaaattcatttaCGTTAATGTTGTATAACAAAAACTACTTTTtaatacatttaataaaattcgattataaattaaaaaactgaccttaattactatttatttcaatttttttacaataaataaattttgaagatatgGGTGTAGTCAAATGTAACACTcaatactttaaaataaaatgaaaataatgaattaaaaagtaaaataatttgaaaatgaatattttcaaaggtgtcaatgacaataaatattttgtgtaagaaaaaaattaaatttattaaaaaaattatgatgtaGCCAGAGAACTATTAATAAGTTTGATTTCTAAAactatttgtaaaataataactactgtaagtgaaatattaaattttattattagtttatattaactttagcaaaatttttacaagtaattatttaaaattaacttacaCAATGTACTTTACATATAATTTGCTTATCAATACAATGagataaaaaaaggaaaaaaaaataaattgtaaattggatttaaaatattctttattacaaaactggaaaaaaaaaaaaaaagaaaaaaaaaatctgtgaTAGTAACAAACTTTTGGCTTATGTGACTAGTTGTAATACTCATCTGCACATGGCATCGGCAAATACTAAATTAGTGTAGTGTATGCGGTGTAATGTAACGTTGACATAATTATATGAAATGACAAAACATATAAGTTTATACATATTGCAATCAGTCTCAATAGAGAgtaaatggtaaaaataattaatagatatgataatggatttaataaataattaaattgattcgATTTGGCTAATTGTAAGCTTTTTGTGTTGTTTCGTTTATCTTATAATTGCTTatatacaaatacaaataatatagTTAATCAGGAAGTAGTAGCCCtgcgtaataaaataaataaaacgacAATCAAAAGgtacataaatatttaaaattaatttacagttaattaataaactagtTTACTCTTaacgttttttgtagtttCTCTGTTTTGGAAGACTCGGTATGGCAGGATTTTTGATTAGGAATTAAAACGTTGTCTttaaaacatatatttttgttttttttaaataaaaaatcacaacgcttaaaataatatagttgTTTTCTTACTTTgttcataaatattaactaagaattaaaattttattattaaataaatatcgaGAAAACAAAACTTTTGTAGTTTTTCTTACACCATAAATACATTACACTAATGAATTGTTTCCTTTTCTCAATATTTTACAGTAcctttacatatatattttttttattatttgcgAATGGCATAAAATGGTTTAAAATTCATCGTGTACACGGATTTAATCTggaagttattaaaattattgaaacgttgtcaaattttttcgatactttttttgctattttaaaaatgatacttGGATTTATATACATGAgctattatatatttttaatgtagaATGATGGATGATATGTTGCGACAGGTTATCGAAGcgataattaaaatcaactacaataataataacaataattttaataatatgtatTCACTATATCTTATTAGTTATGAGAATTCGATACTTAAATATTATGCCgcaagttattttattaaaattaaaaagttatcaaaCTTCTACAATTAAAACTTTCAACGTTCGAGTTCCCGTCTTAAGGCACTGTATGGTTACCATTATACCATTacatgaatatatatatatatatatatatttataagttaACGCTTTAATGGTTGTAATAATAGACATCGTAAAATCGCTACTGAATATGTcatagtaaattattttttagtttatacaatatatatattaattaaaatatttgacaaaaattaattttctattttgtGTCAAATGTATAAATTGTGCTTAGAGATTATTCATGATTGAACACTCCGatataaattgatttgtaTGATTAATTTGGCTATTGCTTgtaaataacttaattttaattttcaaatgatCCAACaattctagttttttttttgtttattacttCTGGACGAAAAAcgattttatcaataaatattttttgtaaaaaattaactttagttttaaaatacttaattaaaacaagaatattatttaatgcattaaaaaaacattgagtttttaatctaaaatatCGTGTGCATTGatgaaagtaataaaataaattcataaaataaacttgTAAATAAACAACGCGTGCACCATTTACAATAGCAGTcgatgagtaaaaaaattaacataactTTTtcttaagttttattttaaaaaaatatatctaagcGTTTTGTCTCTCCCTGTATAAACAATCTTAGAGATAATTTATCGAACTAAGCAATAACATAAATAACTTTACGGtcgttaataaaaaacaaataataattttacatgaTTACCggtgcatttttttttttttaatgaaatgaaaaaaaaatcaagcgtCGTTTATAAAACTATAACAAAGTAAATGTATTAACATAAACAGtggaatataataattaaaaaaaaaaaaaaaaatcaaaggaACACAATTGACTGTATCATAAAACTAGATATTGCATAAACTATCGAGTCTAAAGCCAGTTTGGTGgcgtttatttaaaatctacgGAGGTTCAAAGTCTTTATTTagtttgtatatttattattttattttatactatcATACTCATTAATCTTTCGTATTCGAGaactaaatattataaattaatattattataattagtatATGTACACTACATAAAGCACATAAAAGAGGAACTTTGGTGCAGAAACAATGAACATATGTCCCCAATTTGAGACTTACAACTTCATTAAGTCtctgatttttttagttttaaattattactaatcgCAATAACTATAGTTTATATTAATTGGAAATCATTGGCCTAATTGTAAAGGAATGACGTGTTTATAAGTGTTAACTTACAGCGTTTAATCACTTTACTAATTGTTTATGTTATGGAAAGCAATACATTGTTTATCAtaacaaagataaaaaaaaattcagttttcAGTCAACAGCATTAGTGGGACGTAGATTAATCATAACGACAAAATAACTAAGATGatcaaaaactatttttacaataaataaaatatgattaACAATAGATCCAATAATAGAAATTACAATTTTGAATaccaaaaagataaaataagaGTTTCAATCGTTACTGGAATTCAAAATCAACACATACATTTTCTAagttgtagaatttttttaatacattttgactacttcattgaaaatttattgtattttcttGTGAAGATATTactagattattattttttgtgtgattaattttttagtaattttgtCGTTATAATATTACATGAAACCGCacgattaattaaatataataataagcCTATAATcacgattaaaaattattattagaatataattaaaattcagagTTATTTTGTACAAACAAATGAAACAGTCGTTATGATtagttatttttcataaataagtaaaaatatttttaatgttctTGAGTTATagttaattagtaaaatttaagtttagctATCAGGCTTGTTGATAATGGAATAAAAacaattcatttttcatttgtaaaaatttactattgaTCAATTTAGTTGTAAATAGATTTGAAATaactttaccaacgaaaaaatttataaataaaattacctaTAAAcgcttatttaaaaaattgataacaaaATAACGTATTTGGATGAAAAATTGACTGCATTGTTTTGCTATAAAATACCCGTgacttttaatttcatttttattattgagatCTTAATatgttgttaattatattaatatacttattaattattttaattctaaaataattcgTGCAACGTTAATCGtgacttaataataataaaactcgtAATAATTtgagattatatataaatttctaattttcagGACAAAATCGctaaaaattcattgttttGCTCTAAATTGCCATTCAATTAAacgattttttaagttttagtCTGGAagtatttattgtaatattcAAACTATTGATTTAGaaacaatatatttaatgtaaaaaatgtatttaatttaattaggcTCAATCGTCGGTAAataaatagatgaaaaataaatttataaaaatatttttagcgtTTAATTgataagttaaataaattatttatgaatgtcaatagtttaaatattaaaataacataacataattaattgtcaaaatttttaaaatattttatatgtgtttaaatttaatttcggtTTAACAGCGTATACCAGCCATACTGAGTTTGCTTCaccagaaataataataattatttaattattacagacGAATCGTATTTCgtcagttttttaaattttatccttaaaaagacataaattaaaaaaatctaactatgTAAAACAATAGCTGGATAGGTTTATATAGTATATTGATCGTATActcaaatatttcattttaaaaactattatacaatatttaaatacagaaaagctcaaaaatatctccgattaatttttcttttcattgaaaactattgaaaatttaaaaacgaattatcctagttagaaaaaaaaaaaaaaaaaaaaaaaattcaaagtacGCAAAtggattttgattttaaaacgGTCGATTTAAAAAGCTTTTCTTTATCTATCCatgcattttttgttttaacaacTATAATCGACTATTGTTGCCCTGAGAATATCGTTTGTACATATTGACACacacaaatttataaaattaattacttacaaataataaaaatgtttttcgattttttttcgacgatgttaattaattaattaataataataatgatagtaataatttacaattaaatgcCAGAAGAATAAGCTCTATCATCGATCGAGCGGTACATCTTCCATGGCAAGTACATTACCAAGATGCTGTAAtccgttttttaatttacgatTCCTGTTAGCCCCGGTTGTCATTGTTTGATCCAATAACGTAACGTTGTCCTCGCAATCTCTAACCCATCGTGCGGTAGACTCCTGGCCCCAATAAAATCGTATTTGCGCGGGATTatggtaagttttttttatcccCGCATTGCGTAACGCAACACCCTCTTCAGAATGATAAAACGATTTTTCACAAAAGTCTTGGGCTAAGAAAGGCTCAAGTTCTGACACTATCTCGATAAAAGTTGGTCGTTCACTTGGACGCCACTTAAAGCACTTTTCCATCAACTTGAGAACTATTTCCGGGCAGTTACGTGGTATGGTAACGATACCCTTCCTTAAAACATGGCTCAGGACATCGTCATTCGAGAAACCTTGATAGGGCAGTTCGCCCATTGTAAGAATTTCATACAGTACAATACCAAATGACCAAACATCTGAGTCGGACGTAAATACACCGTCGGATAAATTTTCAGGCGCCATCCAACGAATGGGCAACAAGCCTTTTTGGCCAATCTTATAATAATCAGTCTCATAAATATCTCTAGCCATACCAAAGTCACCAATTTTACACACTAACCCTTTAGATACCATACAATTACGTGCCGCTAAATCACGATGAACAAATTTGTTAGCCTCTAAATAAGCCATACCATCAGCTATTTCACCAGCCATTCTTATAATACGTGGGACATCTAATATCAATATATCACGATTTTCGCGTAAATATGATTTTAAATCCCCTTTTTCCATCAGCTCCATAATAACATAAGGTGGCTCGTCTTCTGAAACAACACccaataatttaacaatatgataagttgaaaattttttcataacagatgcttcattcaaaaattcatttttatcatcttcagtataatttttttcagttatcgTTTTAATAGCGACATCTTGTACGCCGTTCAATTTACCACGAAAGACACGACCAAAATTACCGTAACCAAGGGGTCCACCAACAACGAGATTTTCTCGTGGTACTTCCCAATTGTCTTTAACATACTTTGTTTCAACATAATCCGGATTAACACTTGCTATCAAACGCGCTTGGAACTTTTTCTTCtgatatgataaataaaaatatccaatAATAGCTATTACGATAACAAAAGATAATACTACAAGTATTATAACTATTGTAAGTTTATCGTTTTTAATATCaatcgaaaaataatttatttgtgacCAATTACCACTACCAGCTAGTGATGTTGAGCGTAAACGGACACTATATCTGCCTGGTGTGAGATTCGTAAGTGTATAAGTACCACGTTTTTCACGATAGACACCTTCTGATATacatattgtattttttttagcattCTGCACATTGAGATTCGTATActcaattatatatgatacaGTAATACCGTTTGGGTCATTAACAGTGTCCCAGGTTATCAAAACAATTGTATCATTTAATAcacttattttaatattatcaacatCGTCCATACGTAACAATGCTTTAGTCCTTACATTAGTATACTGATTTGATGAACACAACCGTGTACCATTTTTAAGAGTGACACCACATGCTGTTACCGATATTGTGTAAAGTGAATAatgacgtaattttttcaaactataTGAACTAATATTGGCACTTACATTAAATACGAATGAATAGTACACGTCATTGTAAATGCgtgtttttttatcatcaagtATATCTATTTTAGTAGCTTCAACTGGAAAATTGACGCCCGAACTAAAATCGGATTTGTAATTATTGTTGACAACGTATTCATTAAAACGACAGTAATTTCTTTTATCTGGTGATGCATGAGTTAGCGTCACATTATTAGggcaaaatatttcaaaacttTTAGATGCCGATTCTGTTGAAACAATACGATCTTTTCGGCAGCATGCAGGTACTCTGAGATCGATTAATGCTGGTTTCACAGTCACTTCTGGTATTTGTTGTTCTTCGATTTCATTTACCAACTCGTTGTTGCAATAATTACGGcttagtaaaaatttacggTCTTCTCGGCGTAAGTAGCCCCTTATgatgtaatttaatattggACCATTAGGTTGTTCAGGCGGACTCCATTCAACGATTATTTCAGAAGTACTTTTGGCATAAGACTTAACGTCAAATGGTACTGATGGTATGTCAGGCTCAGTAGTGAAATACATTATTTCTGATTGTCCAGTTGGACTgcgaaaagaatttttatctcTTACTGCAAGTGTTTTAACGTAAGCAGCGTACTTAGTGTATGGTTTAAGATCAACTAtcaatttagatattttagtGTTTGGCGAATCTAATGACGGAATCTCAACGTCTAATACTTGCCAGTGTTTGTCACCACACGAATTACCTTCAAAAGTAACATTTTCATTATTTGTCTCGATGTAACTCAATAGATAGCCCAATAAACGTTGTCCTTCGCTTGGATTATAAATTTCCCATGCTAAATCTACAAAGTACGATcctttttgttttattgttaaatttatgtttacaATATCGCATGCTACTTTTTCACCATTAGAATCTGGTTGGATTTCTATCtccgtaaaatttttaatccctGCAGATTTAGcaaaagatattatttttgacataCATAGTCGCGGATTGTAGTGGAAAAATATCCGaccattcaaaattttaactgtTTGTGATTCCGGAAAGAGACTTGATAAATTTGGGTTATCGAGGACGACGACACTTGCTCTAGCCATGTCCACAAATTTACCGCCAATGACACgcaactttttgaaaaattccagTGAGACTATCGGAAACGAATGTGATATTTTCAGATAGCCTGTGATTTCTTCAACCAGGCCAAAGGCGTTAGTTAATTCTTCTACTATGTTTGGAATTTCATTTTGGATTTGAAACTCTAAATTACCGTCTATAAACGTCGTACCTTGATAACGTTGTAAATCGGATATATGTCGGATTAATCCGCTGAATCCTATTTTACGACATGTGCCATTACACGCTTCACATGTTGGAGactagaaataataaaaatattattaattagttttatattattattaattgttaattttatctttattatatttttataatcagccactttaagataaatttttag
The sequence above is drawn from the Cotesia glomerata isolate CgM1 linkage group LG4, MPM_Cglom_v2.3, whole genome shotgun sequence genome and encodes:
- the LOC123264273 gene encoding insulin-like receptor, coding for MKTRKLLLPVLLTLGIVFFLVLPSIADDHLSQIKSANKKFLKNYTKHRDKNSKGKYDPELHDKAYVYSDEVTEHFINDDHDDGTDSLVNRNNRAIAVSSSNNGNSSKIGQQVIKSNLPNETLKVDKKTSMRARKLKNFTIANGICQSIDIRNRVSNFEILRDCEVIEGFLQIVLIDNNTESDFEDLSFPKLREITSYMLLYRISNLRSLQNLFPNLEVIRGDKLILDYSFMIYEVPNLEEIGLTKLTKILRGAVRIEKNPSLCYANTIDWNEIVVNGENVIKDNQNPGDCRVDCSSCPGKLCWNENSCQKTKKPECHEKCLSDCFGSTDRDCYVCKNYRYGGRCVSECPNHLYAYSSRRCITAQECSNLNNIRKSDEDSKRWRAFNGLCLDHCPLNFEERFDQNNSPTCEACNGTCRKIGFSGLIRHISDLQRYQGTTFIDGNLEFQIQNEIPNIVEELTNAFGLVEEITGYLKISHSFPIVSLEFFKKLRVIGGKFVDMARASVVVLDNPNLSSLFPESQTVKILNGRIFFHYNPRLCMSKIISFAKSAGIKNFTEIEIQPDSNGEKVACDIVNINLTIKQKGSYFVDLAWEIYNPSEGQRLLGYLLSYIETNNENVTFEGNSCGDKHWQVLDVEIPSLDSPNTKISKLIVDLKPYTKYAAYVKTLAVRDKNSFRSPTGQSEIMYFTTEPDIPSVPFDVKSYAKSTSEIIVEWSPPEQPNGPILNYIIRGYLRREDRKFLLSRNYCNNELVNEIEEQQIPEVTVKPALIDLRVPACCRKDRIVSTESASKSFEIFCPNNVTLTHASPDKRNYCRFNEYVVNNNYKSDFSSGVNFPVEATKIDILDDKKTRIYNDVYYSFVFNVSANISSYSLKKLRHYSLYTISVTACGVTLKNGTRLCSSNQYTNVRTKALLRMDDVDNIKISVLNDTIVLITWDTVNDPNGITVSYIIEYTNLNVQNAKKNTICISEGVYREKRGTYTLTNLTPGRYSVRLRSTSLAGSGNWSQINYFSIDIKNDKLTIVIILVVLSFVIVIAIIGYFYLSYQKKKFQARLIASVNPDYVETKYVKDNWEVPRENLVVGGPLGYGNFGRVFRGKLNGVQDVAIKTITEKNYTEDDKNEFLNEASVMKKFSTYHIVKLLGVVSEDEPPYVIMELMEKGDLKSYLRENRDILILDVPRIIRMAGEIADGMAYLEANKFVHRDLAARNCMVSKGLVCKIGDFGMARDIYETDYYKIGQKGLLPIRWMAPENLSDGVFTSDSDVWSFGIVLYEILTMGELPYQGFSNDDVLSHVLRKGIVTIPRNCPEIVLKLMEKCFKWRPSERPTFIEIVSELEPFLAQDFCEKSFYHSEEGVALRNAGIKKTYHNPAQIRFYWGQESTARWVRDCEDNVTLLDQTMTTGANRNRKLKNGLQHLGNVLAMEDVPLDR